In the genome of Desulfobacterales bacterium, the window AGTGCATTCATGCCCAGTAACTTGAGTTCCATCTTGGAATGCGCCAGAATAATCTATCCCGCTTGCTTCACAAACTAATTTCCATCCGCTAGCTTTTGTACCGTCTGGCCATGGGTTACATCCAGTAACAGGTGTGAATGTAACTCCTTGATCTAAGTAATAACAAATTTTAGGATTCACAGTAGTTGTAACTGTTGCATTAAATGAAGCTGAAAGCTCTTTTCCAGAAGTAGGGCTGGTATACGTTGCAGTTACTGTTGTTGATCCTTCTTTAATCCCATTTAGTTCTCCGTTTTGGTTTACTGATGCAACATTGGGATCGCTACTTGATAAATTACATTGATCCGTAATGTTTGTAGATTGGTTTTCATAAGTATATATCAAATTTAATTTAAAATTACTTCCGATAATAATTTCAGCCTTAGCGGGCTGGAAAATAAAATTTTCTCCTGTAGTATTGCCGTTGCCATCGTTATTATTGTCTTGCGCGTCATTTGACCCAATTTCACCACAGCCAAAAAGGCATATTAAAGTGG includes:
- a CDS encoding Ig-like domain-containing protein; amino-acid sequence: MGKLIQNSLIVVILTTLICLFGCGEIGSNDAQDNNNDGNGNTTGENFIFQPAKAEIIIGSNFKLNLIYTYENQSTNITDQCNLSSSDPNVASVNQNGELNGIKEGSTTVTATYTSPTSGKELSASFNATVTTTVNPKICYYLDQGVTFTPVTGCNPWPDGTKASGWKLVCEASGIDYSGAFQDGTQVTGHECTIQINCP